The following are encoded together in the Pirellulales bacterium genome:
- a CDS encoding NUDIX hydrolase translates to MQVPPPELLLQAQRFRVERHAGISPTGKLHVRETVRHPGAVTIVPLFDDGRICLIRNFRLSVGTTLVELPAGTLEPGEPPLETAHRELREETGYRANSIEAVGEFWMSPGILDERMYLYVARGLTAGKTHLDATEEIETLVTDWNEALAMIDRGEIQDAKSIAGLLQVDRLLRAGR, encoded by the coding sequence ATGCAAGTACCACCCCCCGAACTCCTGCTGCAAGCACAACGCTTTCGCGTCGAACGCCATGCTGGCATCAGCCCCACCGGCAAATTGCACGTCCGTGAAACGGTGCGGCATCCCGGCGCCGTGACGATCGTGCCCCTGTTCGACGACGGTCGGATTTGCCTGATCCGCAATTTCCGGCTTTCGGTCGGCACGACGCTCGTCGAGCTGCCCGCCGGAACGCTCGAGCCGGGGGAGCCGCCGCTCGAAACGGCGCACCGCGAACTGCGGGAGGAAACCGGCTATCGCGCCAACTCGATCGAGGCCGTCGGCGAATTCTGGATGTCTCCCGGCATCCTCGACGAACGGATGTACCTCTACGTCGCCCGCGGCCTGACGGCGGGCAAAACGCACCTCGACGCCACCGAAGAGATCGAGACCCTCGTCACCGATTGGAACGAGGCGCTCGCCATGATCGATCGTGGCGAGATCCAGGATGCCAAAAGCATCGCCGGGCTGTTACAGGTCGATCGGCTCCTGCGCGCGGGACGCTGA
- a CDS encoding Flp family type IVb pilin, which yields MRWFLIRLLRGEDAATAVEYAVMLALILLAILASIGVVGSQTGGLWGGIEADLNAQGFGS from the coding sequence ATGCGATGGTTTCTAATCCGCCTCTTGCGAGGCGAAGATGCTGCCACCGCAGTTGAATATGCCGTGATGTTGGCACTGATTCTGTTGGCGATTCTGGCCTCGATTGGGGTCGTCGGCTCGCAAACCGGCGGCCTGTGGGGCGGAATTGAAGCCGACCTGAACGCACAGGGCTTCGGCTCATAG
- a CDS encoding M50 family metallopeptidase, translating to MRDLLGWNVSLGRWAGVPVRIHFFFLVFAVLALNPQFDFSPAFGAIVIGLLFASVLLHELGHSVAAVRMGGRVEQIVLWPFGGLTQATVPHEPRAELVTSFAGPLANLFACVLILPPLVIWGGAAVETGGVLSFDPLRPPVSADGAITWQLTAGLAFWINWMLFLVNLLLPATPLDGGRVMRSALWPFVGYRHAAMQVAWAARITGVVLCLAGWFISTRPEESGVAFEHAWVPMSLLGVFLFFSAQQDADRLREGDREDAAFGYDFSQGYTSLERSFEPTRSGGPSAMKQWFERRRIAKLERQRQQEEEEDRRVDEVLARLHELGPNGISPEDKALLDRVSARYRNRETS from the coding sequence ATGCGCGATCTGCTTGGATGGAATGTTTCGCTCGGACGCTGGGCCGGCGTGCCAGTCCGGATCCACTTCTTCTTTCTGGTCTTTGCGGTTTTAGCGCTCAATCCGCAGTTCGACTTTTCGCCCGCGTTCGGGGCGATCGTCATCGGGCTCCTGTTTGCCAGCGTGCTGCTGCACGAACTGGGGCACAGCGTGGCGGCGGTGCGCATGGGGGGGCGCGTCGAGCAGATCGTCTTGTGGCCCTTCGGCGGGCTGACGCAGGCTACCGTGCCCCACGAGCCGCGGGCCGAGTTGGTGACCTCGTTTGCCGGGCCGCTGGCCAATCTCTTTGCCTGCGTCTTGATCCTCCCCCCCCTGGTCATCTGGGGGGGCGCCGCGGTCGAGACGGGGGGCGTGCTGAGCTTCGATCCGTTGCGTCCGCCGGTGTCGGCCGACGGCGCCATCACCTGGCAACTGACGGCCGGCCTGGCCTTCTGGATCAACTGGATGTTGTTCCTGGTGAATCTGCTTTTGCCAGCCACGCCGCTCGACGGGGGGCGCGTGATGCGCTCGGCGTTGTGGCCTTTCGTGGGCTATCGCCACGCCGCCATGCAGGTCGCCTGGGCGGCTCGTATTACCGGTGTAGTGCTCTGCCTGGCTGGGTGGTTTATCAGCACGCGGCCCGAGGAATCGGGCGTCGCGTTCGAACACGCCTGGGTTCCCATGTCGCTTTTGGGGGTGTTTCTCTTTTTCAGCGCCCAGCAAGACGCCGACCGTCTGCGCGAGGGGGACCGCGAGGATGCCGCCTTCGGCTACGACTTCTCGCAGGGGTACACGAGCCTGGAACGCTCGTTCGAGCCCACGCGCAGCGGTGGCCCCAGCGCCATGAAGCAGTGGTTCGAGCGTCGCCGCATCGCCAAGCTCGAACGCCAGCGTCAGCAGGAAGAAGAAGAGGATCGCCGGGTAGACGAAGTCCTCGCGCGGCTGCACGAACTGGGGCCCAACGGCATCTCGCCGGAAGACAAGGCCCTGCTCGACCGCGTTAGTGCCCGGTATCGCAATCGCGAGACCAGCTAG
- a CDS encoding aldehyde dehydrogenase family protein: MAMMTMPASAPPAIRQTKLLINNEWVDASDGGRLAAINPATGETIAKVASGTAADIDRAVKAARAALESGPWGNTDAVDRGRLLFRLADLVDQHAKELAALESLNSGKTISDAKGDMAGVAATLRYYAGWADKIEGRTVPVRGNFLSYTLRQPVGVVGQIIPWNFPLLMLAWKWGPALACGNTIVMKPAEQTPLTALRLGELAIEAGFPAGVVNLVNGFGETAGAALVAHPEVDKIAFTGHVDTAKIIQKSAANTLKRVTCELGGKSPNVIFADADLDEAVAGAFHAIYFHGGQCCTAGSRLFVEEKIHAEFVERLAAKAKQRKLGDPLDPATEQGPQVSQEQLDKILGYVEQGQQQGARLVVGGQRRGERGFFVEPTLFDHVSDDMTIARDEIFGPVVSVLPFRGVEEVIERANNTTYGLAAAIWTQDIDKAHLYAKRVKAGTVWVNCYHVVDTTTPFGGFKMSGNGRENGEAALEHYTELKTVTVKLKG; encoded by the coding sequence ATGGCCATGATGACCATGCCTGCCTCGGCGCCTCCCGCGATCCGCCAGACGAAGCTGCTGATTAACAACGAATGGGTCGACGCCTCGGACGGCGGCCGCCTCGCGGCGATCAACCCCGCGACGGGCGAAACCATTGCCAAGGTAGCCTCCGGAACGGCCGCCGACATCGATCGCGCCGTGAAGGCGGCACGCGCGGCACTCGAGTCTGGCCCGTGGGGCAACACCGATGCCGTCGATCGCGGTCGACTCTTGTTTCGCCTGGCAGATCTCGTCGACCAACACGCCAAAGAACTGGCGGCGCTCGAATCGCTCAACTCGGGCAAGACCATCAGCGATGCGAAGGGAGACATGGCCGGCGTCGCCGCCACGCTCCGCTACTACGCCGGCTGGGCCGACAAGATCGAAGGGCGCACGGTGCCGGTCCGTGGCAACTTTCTGTCCTACACGCTGCGCCAGCCCGTGGGCGTCGTCGGTCAGATCATCCCGTGGAATTTCCCGCTCCTGATGCTGGCGTGGAAGTGGGGACCCGCGCTCGCCTGCGGCAATACGATCGTGATGAAGCCTGCCGAGCAGACCCCCCTCACGGCGCTGCGTCTGGGCGAACTGGCCATCGAAGCGGGCTTCCCGGCGGGAGTCGTCAACCTGGTCAACGGCTTTGGCGAGACGGCCGGCGCGGCGCTCGTCGCGCATCCGGAGGTCGATAAGATCGCCTTCACCGGGCATGTCGACACCGCCAAGATCATCCAGAAGTCGGCGGCCAACACGCTCAAGCGCGTCACCTGCGAACTCGGCGGGAAGAGCCCGAATGTGATCTTCGCCGATGCCGATCTCGACGAGGCCGTGGCGGGGGCGTTCCACGCCATCTACTTCCACGGCGGACAGTGCTGCACGGCGGGAAGCCGCTTGTTCGTCGAAGAGAAGATTCACGCCGAGTTCGTCGAGCGTCTCGCCGCGAAGGCCAAGCAGCGCAAGCTCGGCGATCCGCTCGACCCCGCTACCGAACAGGGCCCGCAGGTCTCGCAGGAGCAACTGGACAAGATCCTAGGCTACGTCGAGCAAGGGCAGCAGCAGGGGGCTCGGCTCGTCGTCGGTGGGCAGCGGCGTGGCGAGCGGGGCTTCTTTGTCGAGCCGACCCTCTTCGACCACGTGTCGGACGACATGACGATCGCGCGCGACGAGATCTTCGGCCCCGTGGTCAGCGTGCTGCCGTTCCGCGGCGTCGAGGAAGTGATCGAGCGCGCGAACAACACCACTTACGGTCTCGCCGCGGCCATCTGGACGCAGGACATCGACAAGGCACACCTCTACGCCAAGCGCGTCAAGGCCGGTACCGTGTGGGTCAACTGCTACCACGTCGTCGACACGACCACGCCCTTTGGCGGGTTCAAGATGTCGGGCAATGGCCGCGAGAATGGCGAGGCCGCGCTCGAACACTACACCGAACTGAAAACCGTCACGGTCAAGCTCAAGGGGTAA
- a CDS encoding metallophosphoesterase family protein, whose translation MLSLSRRSLLQAGSLILASQYARPTWAQDAAQPKFEAPPTFEPIALFLTWQQDPTTTMTIQWVGSAEDGKDRPIWYRAVGDNLWQSQQHTARPFPQSGRWIFRAELTGLQPDKDYMFRVGLDSTEQRFRTMPAKATNTIHFVSGGDSGIGEHAIETNKVAARQSPMFVVLGGDLAYENSRNPGVFLQFLKNYSRDVRDAEGRLIPLLACLGNHEVDGGYNKPREKAAFFYSVFDGLFKDTGYASLDFGDYMSLILLDTNHTSPIAGDQTDWLEKTLKEREDCPTVFVFNHVPAYPSHRTFDETGEDGDSGYANRKYWCPLFERYNVDAVFEHHDHTFKRTHPMLDGLKDPNGIVYLGDGSWGKIRRPAPLESRPYLAAADEAYHLSVHRIEGEDRHHVALTDTGRVVDVCSTRKRPRLGG comes from the coding sequence ATGCTCAGTCTCAGTCGCCGTTCGCTGCTCCAGGCCGGTTCCTTGATCCTGGCGAGCCAGTACGCCCGCCCCACCTGGGCGCAAGACGCCGCACAACCGAAGTTCGAGGCGCCCCCGACCTTCGAGCCGATCGCCCTGTTCCTCACCTGGCAGCAGGACCCGACCACGACGATGACGATCCAATGGGTCGGCTCGGCAGAGGACGGCAAAGACCGTCCGATCTGGTACCGCGCCGTGGGAGACAACCTCTGGCAGAGTCAGCAGCACACGGCGCGCCCCTTCCCGCAGAGCGGCCGCTGGATCTTCCGCGCCGAACTCACCGGCCTGCAGCCCGACAAGGACTACATGTTTCGCGTCGGCCTCGACTCGACCGAGCAGCGTTTCCGTACGATGCCGGCCAAGGCAACGAACACGATCCACTTCGTCTCGGGGGGCGACAGCGGCATCGGCGAGCACGCCATCGAAACGAACAAGGTCGCGGCGCGGCAATCCCCCATGTTCGTCGTGCTGGGGGGGGATCTCGCCTACGAGAACTCGCGCAACCCGGGCGTGTTCCTGCAGTTTCTGAAGAACTATTCGCGCGACGTGCGCGATGCCGAGGGGCGGTTGATTCCGCTCCTGGCCTGCCTCGGCAACCACGAGGTCGACGGCGGCTACAACAAGCCGCGCGAAAAGGCGGCCTTCTTCTATTCCGTGTTCGATGGCCTGTTCAAGGACACCGGCTACGCGAGCCTCGATTTCGGCGACTACATGTCGCTCATCCTGCTCGACACGAATCACACCTCGCCCATTGCCGGCGACCAGACCGACTGGCTGGAAAAAACGCTGAAAGAGCGCGAAGACTGCCCGACGGTGTTCGTCTTCAATCACGTGCCGGCCTATCCGTCGCACCGTACGTTCGACGAAACGGGGGAGGATGGCGACTCGGGCTATGCCAACCGCAAGTACTGGTGTCCGCTGTTCGAGCGGTACAACGTCGACGCGGTGTTCGAGCACCACGATCACACCTTCAAGCGCACGCACCCGATGCTTGATGGCCTCAAGGATCCGAACGGCATCGTCTACCTGGGCGATGGCTCGTGGGGCAAGATTCGCCGTCCCGCGCCGCTCGAATCGCGTCCCTACCTGGCCGCGGCCGACGAGGCCTACCACCTCTCGGTGCATCGCATCGAGGGAGAAGATCGCCACCACGTCGCCCTGACCGACACGGGCCGCGTGGTCGATGTCTGCTCGACCCGCAAGCGCCCCCGCCTGGGGGGCTGA
- a CDS encoding HD domain-containing protein: protein MTSFGITTIANGTSASGTERPLPSTLRHAARALRDAFGIGFQLFDGETGELVVAGDDQPVGDMGLREELCRAVARRGRIEFLQEEPPVMLLAIPIPFEDRGTIVAAAAFVTGELDDVEHQHGVSLLGLTPQETHDWCTRQRPWTAHALERTAHMLLAKLESERRVLRLEREADELSVQIAATYEEISLLYRLIQNLKISAKRDVLARLALEWIAEVLPARGLAIELLPSGETEEAALGANSGPLLLTYGECPVDLEGMRRLIDYLNLGATSVPVVANPPVSEKPDWPHPSIRELVVVPLAEGEKLFGWLAAFNHTSGQQFGTVEANLLNSVGTILGIHSSNIDLYRQQAELLAGVVRALTSAIDAKDPYTCGHSDRVARISVRLAQEMGLDLDTLKTIYLGGLLHDVGKIGIDDNVLRKPGKLTEAEFAHIKTHVEIGYHILIDLKQLSHVLPIVRHHHESWDGRGYPHQLTGENIPFLARIVAVADAFDAMSSDRVYRKGMDEEKLDGILRDGAGKQWDADVIAAFFRARDDVRQIAQSESALSDQRLRGDFS from the coding sequence ATGACGAGTTTTGGCATCACGACGATCGCGAATGGCACGAGTGCCAGCGGTACCGAACGCCCGTTGCCCTCTACGCTGCGTCACGCCGCCCGGGCGCTGCGCGATGCGTTTGGAATCGGCTTCCAGCTCTTCGACGGCGAGACAGGCGAACTCGTCGTTGCGGGAGACGACCAGCCGGTGGGGGACATGGGGCTGCGTGAAGAGCTCTGTCGCGCGGTGGCGCGTCGTGGCCGCATCGAGTTTCTGCAGGAAGAACCGCCAGTCATGCTGCTGGCGATTCCGATTCCGTTCGAGGACCGGGGCACGATCGTGGCCGCGGCTGCCTTCGTGACGGGCGAACTCGACGACGTCGAGCACCAGCACGGCGTGTCGCTGCTTGGGCTCACTCCTCAGGAAACGCACGACTGGTGTACGCGCCAGCGTCCCTGGACGGCCCATGCCCTGGAGCGGACCGCGCACATGCTGCTCGCGAAGCTCGAGTCCGAGCGGCGCGTGTTGCGACTCGAACGTGAGGCGGACGAACTCTCGGTGCAGATCGCCGCGACCTACGAGGAGATCAGTCTCCTTTACCGTTTGATTCAAAACCTGAAGATCTCGGCCAAGCGCGACGTGCTGGCGCGCCTGGCGCTCGAGTGGATCGCCGAGGTCTTGCCGGCGCGTGGCCTGGCGATCGAGTTGCTGCCGTCGGGCGAAACCGAGGAAGCGGCGCTGGGAGCGAACTCGGGGCCACTGCTGCTGACCTATGGTGAATGCCCGGTCGATCTCGAGGGGATGCGGCGCCTGATCGATTATTTGAATCTCGGCGCGACGAGCGTGCCGGTGGTGGCCAATCCGCCCGTTTCGGAGAAACCCGACTGGCCCCATCCAAGCATCCGCGAGTTGGTGGTCGTGCCCCTGGCCGAAGGGGAAAAGTTGTTCGGTTGGCTGGCCGCCTTCAATCACACGTCTGGACAGCAATTCGGCACGGTCGAGGCCAACCTGCTCAACTCGGTCGGCACGATCCTCGGCATTCACAGCAGCAATATCGATCTCTATCGCCAGCAGGCCGAGCTGCTGGCGGGGGTGGTCCGGGCGTTGACCTCGGCCATCGACGCCAAGGACCCCTACACCTGCGGCCATAGCGATCGCGTGGCGAGAATCTCGGTGCGGCTGGCCCAGGAGATGGGGCTCGATCTCGACACGCTCAAGACGATTTACCTCGGCGGTCTGCTGCACGACGTGGGCAAGATCGGCATCGACGACAACGTGCTTCGCAAGCCGGGCAAGCTGACCGAGGCCGAGTTCGCGCACATCAAGACGCACGTCGAGATCGGCTACCACATTCTCATCGACCTGAAGCAATTGAGCCACGTGTTGCCGATCGTGCGCCATCACCACGAATCGTGGGACGGCCGCGGCTATCCGCACCAACTCACGGGCGAGAACATCCCCTTCCTGGCGCGCATCGTGGCTGTGGCCGATGCGTTCGACGCCATGAGCAGCGACCGCGTGTACCGCAAGGGGATGGACGAGGAGAAGCTCGACGGCATCCTGCGCGACGGCGCCGGCAAGCAATGGGATGCCGACGTCATCGCGGCCTTCTTCCGCGCCCGCGACGACGTGCGGCAGATCGCTCAGAGCGAATCGGCCCTCTCCGATCAGCGTCTGCGCGGCGATTTCTCGTAA
- a CDS encoding SMP-30/gluconolactonase/LRE family protein: protein MSRMLIFLATLRWPATALVALILTVLTVMPAARADEATLLASGLENPESAVVGGDGRIYVTIIGKSNADGDGRVGVLEGNEIKTFAEGLNDPKGIARRGNDLVVADKTKVWLVGPQGEVSVLAEADQFPVKPRFFNDIEVGPDGEVYVSDTGAFTSQSAVFRIAPAGEITVVADTKTLPELKGANGVLLDGKEHLLVADITAGKLYRVELATGKGVEIASDLGGADGLAWDAKGRLYISDWRGGRVFRRDTAEAEPQLFTEGYKAAADIAFDPAGRLLLPDMRAGTLTAIPISD, encoded by the coding sequence ATGAGCCGAATGCTGATCTTCCTGGCAACCCTACGTTGGCCGGCCACGGCGCTGGTCGCGTTGATATTGACCGTCCTTACCGTCATGCCTGCGGCGCGGGCCGACGAAGCGACGCTGCTCGCCTCGGGGCTCGAGAATCCGGAGTCGGCCGTGGTCGGCGGCGATGGAAGGATCTACGTGACGATCATCGGCAAGTCGAACGCCGACGGCGATGGTCGCGTGGGCGTGCTCGAAGGCAACGAGATCAAGACGTTCGCCGAGGGGCTCAACGATCCGAAGGGGATCGCCCGGCGCGGCAACGATCTGGTCGTGGCGGACAAGACCAAGGTGTGGCTCGTCGGTCCGCAGGGGGAAGTGAGCGTCTTGGCCGAGGCCGATCAATTTCCGGTCAAGCCGCGTTTCTTTAACGACATCGAAGTGGGCCCCGACGGCGAGGTGTATGTCTCGGACACGGGCGCTTTCACGTCGCAGAGCGCGGTGTTTCGCATTGCGCCGGCGGGCGAAATCACGGTCGTCGCGGATACGAAAACCTTGCCCGAACTGAAAGGGGCCAACGGCGTGCTTCTCGACGGCAAAGAGCATCTGCTGGTGGCGGACATCACCGCGGGCAAGCTCTATCGCGTGGAGTTGGCGACCGGCAAAGGCGTGGAGATCGCGTCCGATCTGGGGGGCGCCGATGGACTGGCCTGGGACGCGAAGGGGCGACTCTACATCAGCGACTGGCGCGGGGGCCGCGTGTTTCGCCGCGATACGGCCGAAGCGGAGCCCCAGCTCTTTACCGAAGGGTACAAAGCGGCCGCCGATATCGCCTTCGATCCCGCCGGCCGCCTGTTGCTGCCGGACATGCGCGCAGGTACCCTCACCGCGATTCCGATCAGCGACTGA
- a CDS encoding protein kinase, with translation MRAEPPAELTALLERLHLATAAQVRAEHARVSRLARDLPLFESVWVDALAQARLLTPFQAAEINAGRGEQLLVGPYVLYQRLTPAAAWEWYVAREVETSAVVRLAVFPVGRRDAKELLRALEKLVIATGELASDHLAPAIRCGITGETAWVACRQVEGPTAAAWLVEHGRLPPEAVLEMARQMVAELAILERAGVCHADVHAGQLTLGAGGRTVLMLPGLRAILRPEEGYAHTDLAPEAYEGLAPERVERGTPPNNASDLFACGCAWWHLLAGRSPLAGGNGLAKVKAAHAARIDDVTRIAPDTPQPLAVAIAACTQRDPQRRPDSFAALATSLGPPTRTGRGSVAACMARHAGHRVRVRTLVGATRWSDHAPVAVAALAGCLLTAAVVTWPHWGRPLVTSAKTAVTTPHVAAKSGKLQKLAHPPALAPLDVRPTTPSSATLSLASGTAHDGAVVPASATAPVANDKELLLPTDRPLRIAALDLRPGQTVRGVDGRRPLLLIPATGVSVAVEDVRFAGVDFVIDGHAGSEAGAVASPLTLQCWRTSFVQCSFQSLRGDHLATAIAWLPADAGTDLDLPTGVLRFEDCVFTNLTAAIEKRSAASLSLELKNTLCLGPGSLLRLPAWPSVEQAVTISMNHSTLREAGALVECHTASAPPLPGRLTVHATDCVLFPSKLGGVFYFAGPEAPDPLMAAISWTGQGSVLGVGAQMLAWLRSGATRAIPLADAELDVAGLVRNDAGFAGAASADPGSSRIVRWQVPLHSADPPGVREAGLALPNLRGERR, from the coding sequence GTGCGCGCCGAGCCTCCCGCGGAACTAACTGCGCTATTGGAACGTCTGCACCTGGCGACCGCCGCTCAGGTGCGCGCCGAGCATGCGCGCGTTTCGAGACTTGCTCGCGACCTGCCGCTGTTCGAGTCGGTCTGGGTCGACGCCCTGGCGCAGGCGCGATTGCTCACCCCCTTTCAGGCGGCGGAGATCAACGCGGGACGTGGCGAACAACTTCTCGTCGGGCCCTATGTGCTCTACCAGCGACTCACTCCGGCGGCAGCCTGGGAGTGGTACGTTGCCCGCGAGGTCGAAACCTCGGCCGTTGTGCGATTGGCCGTCTTTCCCGTGGGGCGCCGCGACGCCAAAGAGTTGCTGCGCGCGCTCGAGAAGCTTGTCATCGCCACGGGAGAATTGGCGAGCGATCATCTCGCCCCCGCGATACGTTGCGGTATCACGGGCGAAACGGCCTGGGTCGCTTGTCGCCAGGTAGAAGGCCCCACGGCCGCGGCGTGGCTTGTCGAACATGGACGACTGCCCCCCGAGGCCGTACTCGAGATGGCGCGACAGATGGTCGCCGAGTTGGCGATCCTCGAACGCGCGGGGGTCTGCCACGCCGACGTACACGCCGGGCAACTCACGCTGGGCGCGGGGGGACGCACGGTGCTCATGCTGCCGGGCCTGCGCGCGATCCTCCGTCCCGAGGAAGGCTACGCGCACACCGACCTGGCGCCAGAGGCGTACGAAGGTCTCGCGCCCGAGCGCGTGGAACGAGGCACGCCCCCGAACAACGCCAGCGACCTCTTTGCTTGCGGCTGCGCCTGGTGGCACCTGCTGGCGGGGCGTTCGCCCCTGGCCGGAGGCAATGGCCTGGCCAAGGTAAAGGCCGCGCATGCGGCGCGGATCGACGACGTGACGCGGATTGCGCCCGACACGCCGCAACCGTTGGCCGTCGCCATCGCGGCCTGCACGCAGCGCGATCCACAACGTCGCCCCGATTCGTTCGCGGCGCTGGCGACTTCGCTGGGCCCGCCCACGCGCACCGGACGAGGCTCCGTCGCGGCTTGCATGGCACGCCACGCGGGGCATCGCGTGCGCGTGCGCACGCTGGTCGGCGCCACGCGCTGGAGCGATCACGCACCGGTCGCCGTCGCCGCGTTGGCAGGATGCCTGTTGACGGCCGCCGTGGTGACCTGGCCGCATTGGGGTAGGCCGTTGGTGACCTCGGCCAAGACGGCGGTGACGACGCCGCACGTGGCCGCAAAGAGTGGCAAGTTGCAGAAGCTCGCGCACCCCCCGGCGCTCGCCCCGCTCGATGTGCGTCCGACGACGCCATCCTCGGCGACGCTTTCGCTCGCGTCTGGTACTGCGCATGACGGCGCCGTCGTACCGGCATCGGCCACCGCGCCCGTCGCCAACGACAAGGAATTGCTGCTACCGACGGATCGACCGCTGAGAATCGCCGCGCTCGACCTGCGGCCGGGCCAAACGGTGCGCGGCGTCGATGGACGACGACCGCTCCTTTTGATTCCGGCAACGGGCGTGAGCGTGGCGGTTGAAGATGTGCGTTTTGCCGGGGTCGACTTTGTCATCGACGGCCACGCGGGAAGTGAAGCGGGGGCCGTGGCGTCGCCCCTGACGTTGCAGTGCTGGCGGACGAGCTTCGTGCAGTGCTCGTTTCAATCGCTCCGTGGCGATCATCTGGCCACGGCGATCGCCTGGCTGCCCGCCGACGCGGGCACGGATCTCGACCTGCCGACGGGCGTGTTGCGGTTCGAAGATTGCGTCTTCACGAATCTCACGGCCGCGATCGAGAAGCGATCGGCGGCATCGCTCTCGTTGGAGTTGAAGAACACGCTTTGCCTGGGCCCGGGCTCCCTGTTGCGACTTCCGGCCTGGCCCTCTGTGGAGCAGGCGGTCACGATTTCGATGAATCACTCGACGCTGCGCGAGGCAGGGGCGCTCGTCGAATGCCATACGGCGTCCGCGCCGCCGTTGCCTGGTCGATTAACGGTCCACGCTACCGACTGCGTGCTCTTTCCCTCGAAGTTGGGGGGGGTGTTTTACTTCGCGGGTCCTGAAGCGCCCGATCCGCTGATGGCGGCCATCTCGTGGACCGGTCAGGGATCGGTCCTTGGGGTGGGGGCTCAGATGCTGGCGTGGCTACGATCGGGGGCCACGCGTGCCATCCCACTTGCGGACGCCGAGCTCGACGTGGCCGGCCTGGTGCGGAACGACGCCGGGTTTGCGGGAGCGGCGTCGGCGGACCCGGGCTCGTCGCGGATCGTTCGCTGGCAGGTGCCGCTCCATTCGGCCGATCCACCAGGGGTCCGCGAGGCAGGGTTGGCGCTACCGAATCTCAGGGGCGAGCGGCGCTAG